TCTGGAGGATGAGTGCGTCGCTGTCCCTGACGAAGGCGAGGAAGTCCGGGACCTCGTCCTCGTTCAACCCCTTCAGGATGACGGTGTTCAACTTCACCGGCGTCAGGCCGGCGTCGACGGCCTCGCGGATCCCATCGAGTACATGGTCAAGGAGGTCTTTTTTCGTGATCTGGAGGTACCTGTCGTGCCTGAGGGTGTCAAGGCTCACATTCACCCTTGCGAGCCCCGCCGCCTTCAGGTCATGGGCAAGGCCGGGGAGGAGGGTGCCGTTTGTCGTCATCGACGACTCGATCCCGCGCGGCACGGCCCGGACGATATCGAGAATATCCTTCCTGAGGAGGGGCTCGCCCCCCGTGAACTTCACGCTCTTGATCCCGATCTTCTCCGCGACCCTGAGGATCTCCTTGATCTCCTCAAGGCTCAGTTCCTCGCGCGGCTTCACCTCGCCCTCGGCATGGCAGTAAATGCAGTTGAGGTTGCAGCGCGGCGTGAGGCTGATCCGCAGGTTTGTTACCGGGCGGCCGAAGTTATCCTTCAGCACCATCCTTCTGCCTCCGGAAATTCTTGGCGACGATGTAGATCTCCTTGCTCCCGCGCCGGGATGCCAGCGGCCTGAAGGTGCGCACGGAGAGGAAGTGCTTCTTCACCTCGGCATAGAGTTCGGGGAAGTCTTCACCCTGGAAGGACTTGCAGATGAAGTTCCCCCCGTCTTTCAGGATCGTGACCGCAAAGGCGAGGGCATCCTCACCGAGGGCGATCGCCCGCGCCTGGTCGTAACTCGTCGCCCCGGAAAGCTTCGGAGAGGCATCGCAGGTCACGACCGAGACAATCCCGCTGGCGAGGCCGCGCACCTCTTCCTGCACCTCCGGCGTCGTGAAGTCTCCGACAATCGTCTTCACGCCCTCCATCGGGGCGATCGCGTTGAGGTCGACGCCGATGATCGTCCCCTGGGTAAAGGTCTTGAGGACCTGCAGCCAGCTGCCCGGCGCGGCGCCGAGGTCGACGACGTTGTCGTCGTCCCTGATCACCGTGTGCCTCTTCTGTATCTCCAGCAATTTGTAGGCGGCCCGTGCCCGGAAACCCTCCCTCATTGCCCGGGTATAGTATTTGTCCCGTGTCCATTGTGATGTCATGATTTTTTCGCCTCGTCTCCTCAGGGCTCTGTTGGGATACCGGATAGAATAAAAAATATCATGATATAATGTATAATAGAGTCTTATAAGGGGTTTGTAATGTTAAAAGCAACGATTGATGCAGATACCTTCCGGGAGTCGATCGACGCCCTGGCCGCGCTGGTGACCGAATGCCGGCTCCACGTCGATGGAAACGGGGTGAAAACCTGCGCCGTCGACACCGCGAATGTCGCCATGGTCTCTCTGGACCTTGGCAAGGACGCTTTCGAGACCTACGAGGCGACTCCCGACGAACTCGGGATCGATATTGCAAAGATGAAAAATATCCTCGGGATGATGGGGAAAGGCGATATTTTATCTCTGAACCTCCCTGAGGGCAGCCGCCGGCTGGAACTCGCGTTCGGGAGCTACCAGTATTCTGTCACGCTCCTTGACATCAATACAATCCGGAAAGACCCGAACCCCCCCGCCATCGAACTCCCCGGCAAGGTCGAACTCACCGGCAGCGCGCTCTCCACCGCGATCAAGGCCGCGGACGTCATTTCAGACAAGATCGCCCTTGGCATCGACCCGAAGGCCGAGATATTTTACATGATGGCTGAAGGCGACACCGACCACATCAAGCTCGAACTCGGGCGCGATCAGCTCATCTCTCTTCAGCCTGCCGAAGCGCGCTCGCTCTTCTCCCTCGACTATCTCAAGGATATGGGCAAGGTCATGGGCCGCTCAGAGAAAGTCCGCGTCGCCCTGGGCATCGACCACCCGGTGAAGGTAGCCTTTGACCTCGCCGGCGGGAAGGGGCATGTCGAGTACCTGCTCGCGCCGCGCATCGAAGCTGACTGAACATG
This window of the Methanofollis ethanolicus genome carries:
- a CDS encoding RlmE family RNA methyltransferase produces the protein MTSQWTRDKYYTRAMREGFRARAAYKLLEIQKRHTVIRDDDNVVDLGAAPGSWLQVLKTFTQGTIIGVDLNAIAPMEGVKTIVGDFTTPEVQEEVRGLASGIVSVVTCDASPKLSGATSYDQARAIALGEDALAFAVTILKDGGNFICKSFQGEDFPELYAEVKKHFLSVRTFRPLASRRGSKEIYIVAKNFRRQKDGAEG
- a CDS encoding DNA polymerase sliding clamp; amino-acid sequence: MLKATIDADTFRESIDALAALVTECRLHVDGNGVKTCAVDTANVAMVSLDLGKDAFETYEATPDELGIDIAKMKNILGMMGKGDILSLNLPEGSRRLELAFGSYQYSVTLLDINTIRKDPNPPAIELPGKVELTGSALSTAIKAADVISDKIALGIDPKAEIFYMMAEGDTDHIKLELGRDQLISLQPAEARSLFSLDYLKDMGKVMGRSEKVRVALGIDHPVKVAFDLAGGKGHVEYLLAPRIEAD
- the moaA gene encoding GTP 3',8-cyclase MoaA, with the protein product MVLKDNFGRPVTNLRISLTPRCNLNCIYCHAEGEVKPREELSLEEIKEILRVAEKIGIKSVKFTGGEPLLRKDILDIVRAVPRGIESSMTTNGTLLPGLAHDLKAAGLARVNVSLDTLRHDRYLQITKKDLLDHVLDGIREAVDAGLTPVKLNTVILKGLNEDEVPDFLAFVRDSDALILQIIELMEFNNCTMHGDVDRLEKEIAENSTEVLTRRMHHRKKYCVDGAEVEVVRPLHNTEFCAFCNRLRVTSDGYLKPCLLRTDNHVDIRGKKGEELEALFEKAVQNREPFFK